From Anopheles coluzzii chromosome 3, AcolN3, whole genome shotgun sequence, the proteins below share one genomic window:
- the LOC120955602 gene encoding retinal dehydrogenase 2-like, with product MANPNQEIKYTKIFINNQFVDAVSGKTFPTVNPSTGKKLADIAEGDKADVELAVKAAKTAFVRTSTWRQMDASARGALLWKLSTLMERDANVLASLESLDNGKPFPNAMYDVQGSIKTFRYYAGLADKVGGDTIPSDGPHFTYTRKEPVGVVGQIIPWNYPLAMLAWKWGPALAAGCTIVMKPAEQTPLTALYMAALSKEAGFPDGVINVVPGYGPTAGGAISSHPEIRKVAFTGSVEVGKIIMAAAATSNLKKVSLELGGKSPLVICEDANVDQAAMIAYMAVFENQGQCCIAATRTFVHESIYDQFVQKASELAKARKVGNPFTEGTVHGPQIDDTQYKKILGYIEVGQKEGAKLVTGGKTVGNEGYFIEPTIFANVTDDMTIAKEEIFGPVQSIIKYRTLDEVIERANNTSFGLAAGIVTNDINKALTFSHAVEAGSVWVNTYLAVVNQAPFGGYKQSGIGRELGKDSLEGYLETKSVSIRLPAKI from the exons ATGGCGAACCCGAATCAGGAAATTAAGTACACCAAG ATCTTCATCAACAACCAGTTTGTGGATGCAGTAAGTGGAAAGACCTTTCCCACGGTGAATCCATCCACTGGCAAGAAACTGGCCGACATTGCCGAAGGTGATAAGGCCGATGTTGAATTGGCAGTGAAAGCAGCCAAGACTGCCTTTGTACGCACGTCCACTTGGCGCCAGATGGATGCCTCTGCCAGGGGTGCTCTGCTCTGGAAGCTGTCTACCCTGATGGAACGTGACGCTAATGTGCTCGCTTCGCTTGAATCGCTGGACAATGGAAAACCATTCCCAAATGCCATGTACGATGTGCAGGGTTCGATCAAAACGTTCCGATACTATGCCGGGCTGGCTGACAAGGTCGGGGGTGATACGATCCCATCGGATGGACCTCATTTCACGTACACGCGCAAAGAACCCGTCGGTGTGGTGGGACAGATTATTCCCTGGAACTATCCGCTAGCTATGTTGGCATGGAAATGGGGACCGGCTCTGGCCGCTGGCTGCACGATTGTCATGAAGCCGGCCGAACAAACGCCGCTGACCGCTCTGTACATGGCGGCGTTATCGAAGGAAGCTGGCTTCCCGGATGGTGTTATCAATGTTGTGCCTGGCTACGGTCCGACGGCTGGTGGAGCCATCAGCTCTCATCCGGAGATTCGTAAGGTTGCCTTCACTGGTTCGGTTGAAGTAGGAAAGATAAttatggcagcagcagcaactagCAATCTGAAGAAGGTTTCTCTGGAGCTGGGAGGCAAGAGTCCGCTCGTCATCTGCGAAGATGCTAATG TTGACCAGGCGGCTATGATCGCCTACATGGCAGTGTTCGAGAACCAGGGACAGTGTTGTATTGCGGCTACGCGTACCTTTGTACACGAGAGCATCTACGATCAGTTCGTCCAGAAAGCGAGCGAACTGGCAAAGGCGCGCAAAGTTGGCAACCCGTTCACGGAAGGAACTGTTCACGGGCCACAGATTGATGATACGCAGTACAAGAAGATCCTCGGCTACATTGAGGTCGGTCAGAAGGAGGGTGCGAAACTGGTCACTGGAGGCAAGACGGTCGGCAACGAGGGCTACTTCATTGAGCCTACGATTTTTGCCAACGTCACAGACGACATGACAATCGCGAAGGAAGAAATATTCGGCCCGGTGCAGAGCATTATCAAATATCGCACACTGGATGAGGTGATCGAACGCGCCAACAATACCTCGTTTGGATTGGCCGCTGGTATTGTCACGAATGACATCAACAAGGCTCTCACCTTCAGCCATGCGGTGGAAGCTGGGTCCGTTTGGGTCAACACTTACCTGGCCGTAGTAAACCAGGCTCCGTTTGGCGGTTACAAGCAGTCTGGCATTGGGCGTGAGCTGGGCAAAGACTCGCTCGAAGGTTACCTGGAGACAAAATCCGTCTCCATCCGACTTCCAGCTAAAATTTAA